The window GACGCCGTCGGCGCCGCATCCACCCGTACGCTTTCGAAATAGCCACTCGATTGCATGGCCTGGCTGAGCTCGGCGATCAGTTCGGAGTCGTAGGGCGCCCCCTCCTTGAATGGCACCATGCGCTGCAGCAGGTCCTCGTCGAACGGCGTGTCCCCTTCAAAACTGACTTTGCCCAATGAATAACGCGGGCCGCTGTTGTAGACCAGTTCGATATCGGCGACGCCGGCTCGCGGGTCGACCAACAATTTCTGGCTGCTGAAATAACCACTGAAAAAGCCAAAACGCGAGGCCTGATTCTGAATCAGGCGCTTGGCGTCTTCGTAATGGCCATGGTTAAGCACTGCGCCGGTTTTCAGCGTATTGCTTTTGGGCACACGGAATGATTTGAGGGAGGCAGCAGGGCCGTCGACGCGAATGGTGACGTTGCGCAAATGCACCGGCTCGCCGGGCTCGATGTTCAGCACCAGGCGCGGCGTCTTGCCGCCCTTCACATCAGAGTCGATCTGCGGCTGGTAATAACCCAAGGCCTGGGCGGCCTTGCGCGCCTGTTCTTCGGCGCCACGACTGAAGCGCAGCAAGGCTTCTTCGTCTCGATCGCCGAGGCTGCCGATATAGCCCTCTATATTGGCTTTCAGTTCATCGTTGGACGGTTTGATCCGCACATCCAATTCACTTTGCGCCAGTGCCGCGCAGCTGGTAATCAGCATCAGCACGCCACTGGTAATTCTTCCTGGAAACTTCATAGGCGCGGATGCTATCACGAGCTTGGGAGCGTGATAGAGCCTGGCGTGCGGTGAAAGTTCTACCTTTATGCCGTTGCTGTTTGTAACACCTGCGGATTGGCGTGGAAAAACACGTGCTCGCGAATCGGTCCTACGGCGACCTCACCGATTTCCTCGTAGCCCTGACGCTTATAGAACTCCAGATAACGAGGATTCCCGGTATCGAGGATCACGCCCTCGGAGTGTTCATCCACCGCGCACCAGTTGTGCACCGCTTGCAGCAATTGTTCGCCAAAGTGTTTGCCCTGGAATTGCGGATGAACCCCCAGCAATGGCAGCAGGTGTACCGAGTCGGACGGCACACAAGCCATCACGGCATCGTGATACTCGAGATAACGTCGGGTACAGCGAAAACCGGTGCTCAGCACCATGCGCAGACGCCAGGCCCAACTCTCTGTGATGCCCAGGCGGCGTTGCGGCGGCGCGATCAGTGCGATGCCGATCAACCGGTCGTTGACCAGCAGGCCGATGGCCGGCAAGTCCTGAAGAAAGTGTTGCTTGACCAGTTCGCGCACGGTAGCCCGGACCCGCTGCTCATAACCGGGACGCTCGGCTTCGAACAGGTAGCCGAACGTCGGCTCATGCCGGTAAGCCTGGTACAGCAACGAACGTGCTTCGCGGGAATAGCCGCTGTCGAGCATGTGAATATCGGCGATGACAGTGGAAGTTTCGGGCATAACGGTTGATCTCCCCTGGCACAGGTCAGATGACTGCGCTCTTCTGGTTACGAGCCTATAGCGCTGGCACAGTTCCTTGCTGATCCGAATCAGTGTTGGTTGTGATGCCGCCATCGCAAGCGGGCTCGCTCCCACAAGGTATAGACCAGACTCGTCCCCTGTGGGAGCGAGCCTGCTCGCGATGAGGCCATTGCTACCAATACAAAGCTGTCGGACAAACACGAAACCCCTCACCCCAACACTGGCCCCATTCCTACATGTCAGCTAGCATCGCCCTTTTGCCAGGACTGCCGACCATGAAGATCGTCTCCTTCAACATCAACGGGCTGCGCGCTCGCCCTCATCAGTTGGCGGCGCTGATCGAAAAGCATCAGCCAGATGTGATCGGACTGCAGGAAACCAAGGTCCACGACGACCAATTCCCGCTGGCCGAGGTTCAGGCGCTGGGCTATCACGTGTATTTCCATGGTCAAAAAGGTCATTACGGCGTCGCCCTGCTCTCGCGCCAGGAACCTATCGCGCTGCACAAAGGTTTCGTCACCGATGAAGAAGACGCTCAGCGCCGCTTCATCTGGGGCACGTTCGCCGACACCAATGGCGTGCCGGTGACCATCATGAACGGCTATTTCCCACAGGGCGAAAGCCGCGATCACCCGACCAAGTTCCCCGCCAAGGAACGTTTTTACAGCGATCTGCAGCAGTTGCTGGAAAGCCAGTTCAGCAACGACCAGCCAGTGGTGGTGATGGGCGACGTGAACATTTCCCCTGAAGACTGCGACATCGGTATCGGCCCGGACAACATGAAACGCTGGCTGAAAACCGGCAAATGCAGCTTCCTGCCGGAAGAACGCGAGTGGATGGCCCGGCTGAAGAACTGGGGCCTGGTGGACAGCTTCCGTCACTTGAACCCGGAGGTGTCCGATCGTTTCAGCTGGTTCGACTACCGCAGCCGCGGTTTTGAGGATGAGCCCAAGCGTGGCCTGCGGATTGACTTGATCATGGCGTCCCACGGGTTGTTGCCACGGGTGAAGGACGCAGGTGTGGATTACGAATTGCGCGGGATGGAAAAACCGTCGGATCATGCGCCGATCTGGCTTGAATTGAGCTGATCCGGTTTCGCTGATCGTTCCCACGCTCTGCGTGGGAATGCCGCCAGGGACGCTCCGCGTTCCGCCTCTGGAAGTGACGCAGAGCGTCACGGGATGCATTCCCACGCAGAGCGAGGGAACGATCCGTCACACCCTGTCATCTTTCAGAAACCTTACTGACTTATTCTCCCGGCACTTCCTTTGGCTTATAAGGTGCCGGCATGACGCTGCGCGTGTTGTTCCTGTCGATACTGTGCGCCTGGCTGCCGCTGACGGCTTCGGCTGGCGCATTGCCGACGCCCGAGACTGGCCCGGTGCTGCGCATCCAGGGTTCCAACACCATTGGCGCGGCATTGGGCCCGGCGCTGGTTGAGGGGCTGATGCGCGAACAAGGCCTGCTCAAGGTTCACAGCGAGGCCCCGGACAAAGCCAACGAACTTCGCGTCATCGGCGAAACCGTTCAGGGCCGCCGGGTCGCGGTGGACATCGCGGCCCACGGTTCCAGCACCGGTTTCACCGCCCTGAAAACCGCCACCGCCGACCTCGCCGCCTCCTCGCGCCCGATCAAGGACAGCGAACGGGCAGACCTTGCACGCTTGGGTGATTTTAAAAGCGCCGGCGCCG of the Pseudomonas frederiksbergensis genome contains:
- a CDS encoding GNAT family N-acetyltransferase — protein: MPETSTVIADIHMLDSGYSREARSLLYQAYRHEPTFGYLFEAERPGYEQRVRATVRELVKQHFLQDLPAIGLLVNDRLIGIALIAPPQRRLGITESWAWRLRMVLSTGFRCTRRYLEYHDAVMACVPSDSVHLLPLLGVHPQFQGKHFGEQLLQAVHNWCAVDEHSEGVILDTGNPRYLEFYKRQGYEEIGEVAVGPIREHVFFHANPQVLQTATA
- the xthA gene encoding exodeoxyribonuclease III — encoded protein: MKIVSFNINGLRARPHQLAALIEKHQPDVIGLQETKVHDDQFPLAEVQALGYHVYFHGQKGHYGVALLSRQEPIALHKGFVTDEEDAQRRFIWGTFADTNGVPVTIMNGYFPQGESRDHPTKFPAKERFYSDLQQLLESQFSNDQPVVVMGDVNISPEDCDIGIGPDNMKRWLKTGKCSFLPEEREWMARLKNWGLVDSFRHLNPEVSDRFSWFDYRSRGFEDEPKRGLRIDLIMASHGLLPRVKDAGVDYELRGMEKPSDHAPIWLELS